Genomic window (Heliomicrobium gestii):
CTCGCCAAGCACCATCGAGTCAAGGCCCGAGGCGACGCGGAAGAGATGCCGGATGGCGTCGTAGAGCGTATGTACATAGAAATAATTCGAGAATTCCGACGGCTTCAAACGTCCCCGTTCGATGACGAAGCGTTTCACCGCCGCCAGTCCCGCCTCCATGTCAGTGCATGCGCCGTAGATCTCTGTCCGGTTGCAGGTGGCAACTATGCAACAGCCTTCAATGCCGTTCATGCCTTCCAATTGGGTTAGTGCTTCCGCGATTTGTGGTTCAGTAAAAGAAAGCTTCTCACGGACCTCCACAGGCGCCGACTTGTGGTTTAGCCCGACTGCAAAAATGAACAATGGCACCACCCTCTCATTGCTATGGAAATGCGAGCCTTGTCCAGTGATGACAGGAGCGCTCGCCGCAACAAGCACAACGGGCGCGAAATTAAATCCGTACGAATCATCCGTCCTTCATCATTTTACTCGATCCGATCGATTTGTAAAAGCCCCGAATAAAAATTGCTTATATTTTTTCTTGGCTTTGTAGCACCTGCGGGGATCGGTGTTCATGGCCGATCGGCGCGAAATCAGGGAATTGCGGCGGGTCTGTTCGCTATGGATTCCACAGGGGCTCGTTCGATCACTGCACGGGCCCACAACAAAAACGCCTTTCCGTCAGCCGGAAAGGCGTTTGTTGCAAAGATGGTGACCCGTAGGGGATTCGAACCCCTGTAACCGCCGTGAAAGGGCGGTGTCTTAGACCGCTTGACCAACGGGCCGCTGTTTTGGTAGCGGTGGTAGGATTTGAACCTACGACACTACGGGTATGAACCGTATGCTCTAGACCAACTGAGCTACACCGCCAAATTTGGTTGCGGGGGCAGGACTTGAACCTGCGACCTTCGGGTTATGAGCCCGACGAGCTACCAACTGCTCCACCCCGCGTCAATCAAAGGACTGCTTTCGCCGTCGACCACTGTATTATGCCACAGTCGACCTTGTTCTGTCAAGACTTAAGGTAAAATAAAAAAACAACGTAATGACGGGTCAAGTTAATATAAAATAGTACTGTCGATAAGAACTGACGGAGGTGCCCCCTTGTTACACTCACCACGCATGTTGGCTGGCCTCTGGGCCGGCAAGACGGCGATCTGGCTGACCCGCCGCATCGGGCACGGCGGCACATCCTTCCCCGGCGGCCTTGGCCGGCGCATCGCCCCCGGACTGCTTTCCGCCCTGGCTGCTCAGTTGAAACAGGGGGCCATGGTGATCACAGGAACCAACGGCAAAACGACCACATCGAAGATGCTCGCCGAGATGATCGCCGCGTCCAAACTGACGCTGACCCACAACCGAGCCGGCGCCAACCTGGTCGGCGGGATCACGGCCGCCTTCATCGAATCGGCCAGCGTGGGCGGCTCCATCGCCAGCGATCTGGGCGTCATCGAGGTCGATGAGGCCACCATCCCCCAACTGGTCCGGGAGGTGCGCCCGAAGGGTGTCGTCGTGACGAACTTCTTCCGCGACCAACTGGACCGCTTCGGCGAGTTGGACAAAACGGTCACCCTTGTGGAATCCGCCTTGGCGGCGCTTCCACCGCAATCGGTGGCCATCCTCAACGCCGACGATCCGCTGGTGGCCTCCATCGGGCGTCACTACAAGGGACGGATCGTCTACTTCGGCATCGATGATCGCTCCTACGGCAGCCGGGAGATGACCCAGTCGGCAGAGACGCGCTTCTGCCGGCTCTGCGGCCACCCGCTCGTCTATGACTGGTTTTTCTTCGGCCAACTCGGCCACTACCGCTGCGACCACTGCGGCTTTGCTCGGCCCCAGCCGAAGATTCACGTCTCCCAGATCGAACTGAAAGGGGAAGACGGCTCCGCCTTCACCGTCCACGCTCCCCAAGGAAGCTGGCGCGTCGAACTGTCCACCCCCGGCTTCTATAACATCTATAACGCCCTGGCCGCCACGGCTGCGGCGCTCCGGCTCGACCTGCCCGAGCGCTCGATCCAGGCCGGACTGCAGGGCTACCGCACGAACTTCGGCCGCATGGAGCGGCTGGAACTGGACGGCGGACGCCGCGCCTTTCTCGCCCTGATCAAAAACCCCACCGGCTGTGACGAGGTGCTGCGCACGCTCACCCAAAACCGGGGGCCGAAGCGCCTGCTCGTGATCATCAATGACAACGCCGCCGACGGCCGCGACATCTCTTGGCTCTGGGACGCCGACTTCGAAGCCCTCGCCCCGGTCCTGCCGGAACTGCGCAGCGTCGCCACCTCGGGCTTGCGCGGCGAAGACATGGCCCTGCGCCTCACCTACGCCGGCGTGGCAGCCGACGCCCTCACCTACGAGCCGGACGTCAGCCAGGCCATCGCCGCCGCCCTGGAGATGACCGGCCCCGACGAGACCCTCTACATCCTGCCGACCTACACAGCCCTGCTGGAGGCGAAGACGGCTCTGTCCAACCTGGGCCATTCGCCCCGCTACTGGGAGGAATAGCCGATGGTTCAAAACGACCGCCGCGCCCTGCGCCTCGTCCACCTCTATCCGGACCTGCTCAATCTCTACGGGGACCGGGGCAACATCATCACCCTGCTCCGGCGCTGCCAATGGCGCGGGATCCCCCTCACCGTCGAGCGGGTCTCCCTCCATGACCGTTTCGCCTTTGCCGACGCCGACCTGGTCTTCATGGGCGGCGGTTCGGACCGGGAACAGACACTGCTCTTCCAAGACTTTCAACAGCACAAAGGCCCCGCGCTCGTCGAGGCCGCCGAAGCGGGTTTGCCGCTGCTCTCCGTCTGCGGCGGTTACCAGCTCCTGGGCCGTTACTACCGCACCCACACGGGCGAGGAGATGCCCGGTTTGGGCTTTTTCGACGCCTGGACCGAGGCGGGCTCCACACGCCTGATCGGCAATGTGGTCGCCGAAGCGCCCCTTCTCGGCGAAGGCATGGGCCTGGTGGGTTTTGAAAACCACTCGGGCCGCACCTTCCTCGGCGACCGCGGCGGCATCCAACCCCTGGCCCAGGTGATCGCCGGCCAGGGCAACAACGGCAAAGACAAGGGAGAGGGCGCTGTCTATAAAAACGCGATCGGCACCTACCTGCACGGCCCCGTGCTCCCGAAAAATCCGGCCCTCGCCGACTGGTTGCTCGCCCGCGCGCTGGAACGACGCTACGGCGACGGCAGCCTGACGCCCCTCGCCGATCGCTGGGAGCAGAGCGCCCACGACGCCGTCGCGCGCCGCTTCGCCTCCCGGTAGCCAACCACCTCCCAGGCCCTGCCTGTGATGGGTGTTGCCCCGGCTGCTGCGACTCATCGGCGGCGCTATCCGGTGGAATTACCGAGCACGCTCATCTTCCGGCGGCCACTGTCCCGCTGCCCGTCGTTTGAGGGCGCAGTGGAGCAGGTCGGTCTCACTGGCGATAAAGCCGTCACCGTTGGCAGACTCCAGCAGCGTCTCCAAGGCCAACAACCCGGCCAGGATGATGTCGGCCCGCTCCGGCTGCAGCCCCGGCGTCTGCCGCCGCGCCTCCAAATCGAGAGCGCGCAGCCTGGCGCCGATGGCGCGCAGCCGCTCCAGGGACAAGAAATATCCCTGTACTCTTTCCGGATCGTAAAGGGTTAGTTCCAGGGCGATGGCCGCCGCCGTCGTCGCCGTGCCGCCCACCCCCACAAGCACCGGTTCTCCGCCAAGGTCGCGCAGGCGCCCGATCGCCTCAGCGGCCGGCGCCCAGAGCCGGGCCACGTCCGCTTTGCCCAAACGGCTCTCCGTCAACCGGACGGCGCCCAGGGGAAAACTCCGCCGCCACCAGTCACCGTTGCGAAAAACCACTTCAGCGCTGCCGCCGCCGATGTCGACAACGACAGGGATCCGCCCTTCCACAAGTTCGCCCGGCAGCCCGTCGACGGCGCCCTCATAGCTGAGATGTCCCTCCCGCTCACCGGAGAGGATGGTCACCGAAAGGCTGAGTTCCTCCCCCACACGGCGGCAAAAAGCGACGCCGTTGCCCGCTTCCCGAACAGCGCTCGTGGCAAAGGCCGCGACCTGGCCCGGTTGAACGCCGAAGGAGGCCATCGCCTCCAACCCTGTGGCCAGCACATCGAGCGTGCGTTGCACCGCCTCGGGATGCAGATCGCCGCTGCGGGCCACCTCGCGCCCCAGGCGGGTCGTATCCAAGCGTCGCCACAGCGTCTTCAGGCCTCCCTCAGTCAGCTCTGCGGCCAGGAAACGCACCGAGTTGGACCCAATATCGATGGCGCCCCATCGATTGTTCTTTCCTCTCATTTCTGTCGCCTCCCCCTATAGGAAAAAGCATTTCCGTCGCCTATGGACGGAAATGCTTTTTTTAATCGCGAATCTCCTGGGTATGCTGAACTTCCTTCTTCAGGGCGTTGCCGGGGCGGGTCCGCACGACCATCATCTCCCCCGGTTTCACCAGTCCCAACTGTTGCCGGGCCACCTGCTCCACATAGGCGTCTGTGGCGAACCACTGTTTATCCTTCTCTAGCTGCTGTCGCTCAGCCCGCACCTGTTCCAGTTCCACCGACAGCCTGTCCGACTCGCGGACCAACTGGCGTTGCTGCAAAATGGGCGGGATCGCCGCCAGCGCGAACAGGCCGATGACGGCGGCCACAAGGGCCCACTTTTTGCCTCTGCTGATGCCTTTGTCCGCGCGCCGCTGTCGCCGCGGACGCCCTTGTTCCGAAGATTCCCGCACTTGCTGTTGCCGCTGCGTCTGCTGCTGCTGTTGTTGTTCCGTCTGTGCCGGCTGCGCCAACCGCCTCACCCCTATCGGGAGACTTCCCGTAATAGTGGGGCTTTCGGCGCGACGCCTCAAAAATCCTTCCTCTTCGATGCAGGGTGTGGAAAAGATTTCCCCAGAGCCATCAGCGGGACTTATGGCGTGGGCGGCTGTTTCGGCGGCCGGCGCCATAAGGCGCGCAGGCGGCCGGAGAACCGTTGGCCCATGCCTGCCGTTCCTCGGCCCAAGCGGCGACGAAGGACTGCCGTTCGTTGTCCGAAAAACTGGCGGGATTGATTCGACATCCGCCCCAGGCGCGCCTTCCCATGACTCGCCGCTTTGCGCAAGGGCGTCCAGAGGCGGTCGCGGCTCCACCGGCGGCACCTGCCTCCCGTCAAATAGAGCCAGCGGAGCGCCCTTCGGCCGGAGCGGTAGAGCAAGATAAAAGGGAACGTCACCAGGTACCCCAAGGTTTGCAGCAGATGGAGGATCAGTTCCAGCATGCCCTCCCAAAAGGCGCGAACCTCCTCGGTCATATAGCGGTAATAGACAGCCAGTCCGCCGGCCAACCCGAGAAAAACGTAGAAGCGAACCTCCCCCCAGTGACCCCAGAGGAGCAGCAAGAAAAACAGCCCCGCGCCAATGATCCACATGAGCACATCGGCGACAGCGACCCACCACCTTCGCCGGCCCACCCGCACCAGCGTCCGGTACAGGTCAAAAGCCGTTCCAAGAACCAGACCGCCCACAGCCGACAAGACAAACCCGTAGACCTGTTGGACTACCGGCGTCACGGCCATCCCCCCTTACCCCCTGGCGACTAGCGCAACAGGCGCTCCAGCAGGTTCTTGCCCTTCTGCTTCAGATTCTGGGGAGACTGCTCCTCCACATATTGGACCGAGTCGATCCGGCCCTCCACCGACAAGATTTTATCATCCAGGTTCAGTTGCGTGATCTGCAACCCCTCGCCGCGCAACAGCAAGGGACCGCGCACCGTCGCCATGTAGATCTCCACCTCGTCAAAAGCGCCTACCTGGGTGACGCCGCGGATGGTGATGCTCTTCCGGTCGGTGACGGCAAACCCGTGGGCTTTATCGCCATGAACATCCATAGGAAGTTCCTCCCTTTCCCCCAAAAATAAATACGCCTCCCCAACATGGTTATGTGGGCAGGCGCATGATGTAGAACAACGGACAACCGGCAGGGCCGGTCAATCGCGGGAAAGGGCCTCCTCGGAGAGAAGGCGATAGAGTTCTTTCGCCTCGTCAACGCGCGCATTCTCCTTCACATCGACGATCTCCACCTCGATGCGTTTTTGCGGGAACTGCAACACCAGCCGATCGCCCGGCGAAACCTCCGTTCCCGCTTTGGCCGGCCGTCCATTGACGGTCACGCGGCCGCCATCGCAAACCTCTTTGGCCAAGGTGCGCCGTTTGATGATGCGCGATACTTTAAGGTATTTGTCGAGACGCAAAGGAATCCCCCCAATAATGAAAATCAGGTTCCCTGCGGAAACCTGACTCCAACGCCTATGGTCTATCCTGGAAAAACTTATGCTTCGACGGCGTCGCGCAGCGCTTTTCCCGCCTTGAAGGCTGGCGTTTTCGACGCCTCTATGGTAATGGTTTCGCCCGTTTGGGGGTTGCGACCGGTCCGCGCTTTCCGTTCGCGGATTTCGAAAGTCCCAAAACCAACCAACTGCACCTTGTCTCCCGCTTTCAAGGCCTCTTCCACCGCAGTGAAGAAGGCATTGACGGCTTTTTCGGCATCCTTCTTGGTTAGTTGGGCCTTTTCGGCGACCGCACTCACCAATTCGGTCTTATTCACCGTTACCCCTCCTAGTATTCATTGCTGTAAGCTAATTCGCTACGGACCCATCTTTTCCTTCCGGGTTGTTAATATTTTCGACTTTTTAAGCCAAAATATTCCTCGCTGACCAGTCTGGTTCGCTCAATCTCGCCCGTTTTCTCGCTCCCGTTGCTTCGCTTGCTCCCAGTAGACATCCAGTTCCTCGAGGGCGCAGCGGGCCATCTCCCGGCCGTCCCGGCGGCAGCAATCTTCGACAAAGCGGAAGCGGCCGATGAACTTGTCCACCGTCCGCTGCAGCGCCTCCTCGGGGTTCACCCGCAAAAAACGGCTCACATTGACGACGGCAAAGAGCAGATCGCCCAATTCATCGCGAAGGCGGGAAGCGTCCCGGCTCGCCAGAACCGTGTCGAGGGGCGCATCGAGGCCGCACTCGGCCCCAGGGTATCCGGCCGCCTCCAACAGTTCCCCCCACTCTTCGCGCACCTTGGCCAGGGGCCCCTTTTCGTCGGGCCAGTCAAAGCCGAACTGGGCGGCCTTTTTTTGCACCTTTTCTGCGCGCAGCAGCGACGGCATGGCCGTCGATACCCGGTCAATCCCGGAGGGGCTCCCGGCGGGCTTGTCCCCTTTTTCCTTGGCCTTGATCGCCTCCCAGTTGACCAAGACCTCATCGGCGTTGGCCACCTTCGTGTCAGCAAAGACATGGGGGTGACGGCGGATCATTTTTTCGGTGATCGTCTCGACGATCTCACCGATCCGGAATCGCCCTTCCCCTTCGGCGATCAGGCCGTGGAAGACGACCTGCAAGAGCACATCGCCCAGTTCCTCTTTTAGCTTGCTGTCGTCGTCGAGGTCGATGGCCTCCAGCACCTCATAGGCCTCTTCCAGCAGATAGGGCTTCAGACTCTGGTGGGTCTGCTCGCGATCCCAGGGACAGCCCTCGGGC
Coding sequences:
- a CDS encoding Mur ligase family protein, which codes for MLHSPRMLAGLWAGKTAIWLTRRIGHGGTSFPGGLGRRIAPGLLSALAAQLKQGAMVITGTNGKTTTSKMLAEMIAASKLTLTHNRAGANLVGGITAAFIESASVGGSIASDLGVIEVDEATIPQLVREVRPKGVVVTNFFRDQLDRFGELDKTVTLVESALAALPPQSVAILNADDPLVASIGRHYKGRIVYFGIDDRSYGSREMTQSAETRFCRLCGHPLVYDWFFFGQLGHYRCDHCGFARPQPKIHVSQIELKGEDGSAFTVHAPQGSWRVELSTPGFYNIYNALAATAAALRLDLPERSIQAGLQGYRTNFGRMERLELDGGRRAFLALIKNPTGCDEVLRTLTQNRGPKRLLVIINDNAADGRDISWLWDADFEALAPVLPELRSVATSGLRGEDMALRLTYAGVAADALTYEPDVSQAIAAALEMTGPDETLYILPTYTALLEAKTALSNLGHSPRYWEE
- a CDS encoding HU family DNA-binding protein, with product MNKTELVSAVAEKAQLTKKDAEKAVNAFFTAVEEALKAGDKVQLVGFGTFEIRERKARTGRNPQTGETITIEASKTPAFKAGKALRDAVEA
- the yabP gene encoding sporulation protein YabP, producing the protein MDVHGDKAHGFAVTDRKSITIRGVTQVGAFDEVEIYMATVRGPLLLRGEGLQITQLNLDDKILSVEGRIDSVQYVEEQSPQNLKQKGKNLLERLLR
- a CDS encoding RNA-binding S4 domain-containing protein, with amino-acid sequence MRLDKYLKVSRIIKRRTLAKEVCDGGRVTVNGRPAKAGTEVSPGDRLVLQFPQKRIEVEIVDVKENARVDEAKELYRLLSEEALSRD
- a CDS encoding type 1 glutamine amidotransferase; protein product: MVQNDRRALRLVHLYPDLLNLYGDRGNIITLLRRCQWRGIPLTVERVSLHDRFAFADADLVFMGGGSDREQTLLFQDFQQHKGPALVEAAEAGLPLLSVCGGYQLLGRYYRTHTGEEMPGLGFFDAWTEAGSTRLIGNVVAEAPLLGEGMGLVGFENHSGRTFLGDRGGIQPLAQVIAGQGNNGKDKGEGAVYKNAIGTYLHGPVLPKNPALADWLLARALERRYGDGSLTPLADRWEQSAHDAVARRFASR
- a CDS encoding Ppx/GppA phosphatase family protein produces the protein MRGKNNRWGAIDIGSNSVRFLAAELTEGGLKTLWRRLDTTRLGREVARSGDLHPEAVQRTLDVLATGLEAMASFGVQPGQVAAFATSAVREAGNGVAFCRRVGEELSLSVTILSGEREGHLSYEGAVDGLPGELVEGRIPVVVDIGGGSAEVVFRNGDWWRRSFPLGAVRLTESRLGKADVARLWAPAAEAIGRLRDLGGEPVLVGVGGTATTAAAIALELTLYDPERVQGYFLSLERLRAIGARLRALDLEARRQTPGLQPERADIILAGLLALETLLESANGDGFIASETDLLHCALKRRAAGQWPPEDERAR
- the yabQ gene encoding spore cortex biosynthesis protein YabQ encodes the protein MTPVVQQVYGFVLSAVGGLVLGTAFDLYRTLVRVGRRRWWVAVADVLMWIIGAGLFFLLLLWGHWGEVRFYVFLGLAGGLAVYYRYMTEEVRAFWEGMLELILHLLQTLGYLVTFPFILLYRSGRRALRWLYLTGGRCRRWSRDRLWTPLRKAASHGKARLGRMSNQSRQFFGQRTAVLRRRLGRGTAGMGQRFSGRLRALWRRPPKQPPTP
- a CDS encoding FtsB family cell division protein → MAQPAQTEQQQQQQTQRQQQVRESSEQGRPRRQRRADKGISRGKKWALVAAVIGLFALAAIPPILQQRQLVRESDRLSVELEQVRAERQQLEKDKQWFATDAYVEQVARQQLGLVKPGEMMVVRTRPGNALKKEVQHTQEIRD